One window from the genome of Deinococcus cellulosilyticus NBRC 106333 = KACC 11606 encodes:
- a CDS encoding helix-turn-helix domain-containing protein, producing the protein MSLSDSRWFKRLQGRMLHQRKVLHFRAPLEYGAPYLIDALRSKLPPLVWFELTDRETGDLVAQTNKLVEAFNRTVGQNIIDYGVTPLYIATILQRYDAIFDRYCFVYSGVEVVPGLMELFQQLVELGHQVVILGEMDLSGADVVPREELLLTPAEMLDLSGLVFQLSQQVVDSLQQKSLGVFETFWVEAHLQKGWSIPQQPCAVGRRLPRGYEIEIKPAFLLPMLLKKEKYLEALELAVDSLPEQVPGFLERAASRLILQGEHEQLFKTLQRLPEGFLSQEVVLRWRLEAAYLMNQQERLRTEVLDHLEQHAAPDLRALAANLWFFGAEDRFNAEVQRAVEQKRSALTVLAQAKAYRWQVQGLGDIQKYVDLLFEALRLAEQSNDLLMVIRVAVQLPYGLLLNNQLQEAMHWANWSMQFLNSLPFMNAVDRLFTVNVWYYTRILSGQFEGLEAALQEALRLSRATSEIMTFHLNCTWTEYCLIAGHPERALEYWLELWRNHNRHDKGRFAYYLVRLLVALGRDREAEKYAREALALNADAPAWKKRYAHLALALSLVRLNPEEALQHIHLVESPNPFKYTERVWVAAPLIKKILLERMGLPEDLEADPLETAYLRQLTLHERLEYVGSLNLLKDAGMEEAKPQDQLLIRTLGRTEIRLRGEVLDLSPKQVEIIVLLALHPQGLSGEQLLLELYGDEGSYGNLKALISRLRRTVPIQSQPYKLQLNYRADFQELFESIRQGRVDQVLELYGGRLLEQSRAPGIESLRQELERQLKSLIENTRDSEWVLRVAEKFEDDLEVWEHLAGIISRQSQHYAFVLAKVKRLREDWGVV; encoded by the coding sequence ATGTCTCTCAGCGATTCCAGGTGGTTCAAACGCTTGCAGGGCCGCATGCTGCATCAAAGGAAGGTTCTGCACTTCAGGGCACCCCTGGAGTATGGTGCGCCTTACCTGATTGACGCATTGCGCAGCAAGCTTCCTCCTCTGGTCTGGTTTGAGCTCACAGATCGAGAGACCGGGGATCTGGTGGCACAGACCAACAAGCTGGTGGAGGCTTTCAACCGCACGGTTGGACAGAACATCATTGATTATGGGGTGACCCCCCTTTACATCGCAACCATATTGCAGCGATACGATGCCATTTTTGATCGCTATTGTTTTGTCTACTCCGGAGTAGAGGTGGTGCCTGGCCTGATGGAGTTGTTTCAGCAACTGGTTGAGCTTGGACACCAGGTGGTCATTCTGGGAGAGATGGACCTCTCTGGTGCTGATGTGGTGCCCAGAGAGGAGCTGTTGTTGACTCCTGCAGAAATGCTTGATCTTTCGGGTCTGGTTTTCCAGTTGTCCCAGCAAGTGGTGGACAGCCTGCAGCAGAAGAGCCTGGGGGTCTTTGAGACCTTCTGGGTGGAAGCGCACTTGCAGAAAGGCTGGTCGATTCCTCAACAGCCCTGTGCGGTGGGGCGCAGGTTGCCCAGAGGGTATGAGATTGAGATCAAACCTGCTTTTCTCTTGCCCATGTTGCTGAAGAAGGAGAAGTACCTTGAAGCTCTTGAGCTTGCAGTGGACAGTTTGCCTGAGCAGGTTCCAGGGTTTCTGGAGCGGGCAGCTTCCCGGCTGATTCTGCAGGGAGAGCATGAGCAGCTGTTCAAGACCCTGCAGAGGCTCCCAGAGGGGTTTCTTTCGCAGGAGGTGGTCCTGCGCTGGAGGCTGGAAGCAGCCTACCTGATGAACCAGCAGGAACGTCTCAGAACGGAAGTGCTGGACCATCTGGAGCAGCATGCTGCTCCAGATTTGCGGGCTCTGGCAGCCAACCTGTGGTTTTTTGGAGCAGAAGACCGGTTCAATGCTGAAGTTCAGCGTGCTGTAGAACAGAAACGTTCTGCTCTTACGGTTCTGGCACAGGCCAAAGCGTACCGCTGGCAGGTGCAGGGGCTCGGTGACATTCAGAAATATGTGGACCTGCTTTTTGAGGCCCTGCGTCTGGCAGAGCAGAGCAATGACCTGCTGATGGTGATTCGGGTGGCGGTGCAACTGCCTTATGGGCTCCTTCTGAACAACCAATTGCAGGAGGCCATGCACTGGGCAAACTGGTCCATGCAGTTCCTGAACAGCCTGCCTTTCATGAATGCTGTGGACAGGCTGTTCACCGTGAATGTCTGGTATTACACCCGCATTCTGAGTGGTCAGTTTGAGGGTCTCGAAGCGGCTCTCCAGGAGGCTTTGAGGCTGTCCAGGGCAACCAGTGAGATCATGACCTTCCACCTGAATTGCACCTGGACAGAATACTGCCTGATTGCAGGCCACCCTGAGCGTGCTCTGGAGTACTGGCTGGAATTGTGGCGCAACCACAACAGGCATGACAAAGGGCGTTTCGCCTATTATCTGGTGCGTCTGCTGGTGGCTCTGGGACGCGACAGAGAGGCAGAGAAATACGCACGTGAAGCGCTGGCACTCAATGCTGATGCACCTGCCTGGAAAAAGCGTTATGCCCATCTGGCTCTGGCCCTTTCGCTGGTGCGCCTGAATCCAGAAGAGGCGCTGCAGCACATTCATCTGGTTGAAAGTCCCAATCCTTTCAAATACACAGAGCGGGTGTGGGTTGCTGCTCCCCTCATCAAGAAGATCCTTCTGGAGAGGATGGGACTGCCTGAAGATCTTGAAGCCGACCCGCTGGAAACAGCCTACTTGCGCCAGTTGACCCTGCATGAACGTCTGGAGTATGTGGGCTCACTGAACCTGCTGAAAGATGCAGGCATGGAAGAAGCAAAACCGCAAGATCAACTCCTCATCCGCACCCTGGGCAGAACAGAGATCAGGTTGCGTGGAGAGGTGCTGGACCTCTCTCCAAAGCAGGTCGAGATCATTGTGCTGCTGGCCCTGCATCCTCAAGGCCTGTCTGGTGAGCAGTTGCTGCTGGAACTCTATGGGGATGAGGGCAGTTATGGCAACTTGAAAGCCCTGATTTCCAGGCTCAGGCGAACCGTGCCCATTCAATCTCAACCTTATAAACTGCAGTTGAATTACCGGGCAGATTTTCAGGAGTTGTTCGAAAGCATCCGGCAGGGAAGGGTCGATCAGGTGCTGGAGCTTTATGGAGGTCGCCTGCTGGAACAGTCCCGTGCTCCGGGAATCGAGAGCCTGAGGCAGGAACTGGAACGGCAATTGAAATCGCTGATTGAGAACACCCGGGATTCAGAGTGGGTCCTCAGGGTGGCTGAGAAGTTTGAGGATGATCTGGAGGTCTGGGAGCATCTGGCAGGCATCATTTCCAGACAGAGCCAGCATTATGCTTTTGTGCTGGCCAAGGTGAAGAGGTTGCGAGAAGACTGGGGTGTGGTGTGA
- a CDS encoding ATP-binding cassette domain-containing protein, with the protein MKDLILVEGISRWHCRTVVLHEVGFRVPRGLLSVISGAPRSGKTSILRALLGHEKIDQGQCLFLDPVLERRDMKQVLRMGLNPPWIFPWVTCMEYLHHLNHYQKLLDPQAWVKTALGRVGLLAMAHVPFWKLNRVSRVKLWIAAQMVPHSPLLLMDEPMRGLQPAEREDIWLVLRRLVWEGHSVLVTTPFLEEAEDYGEYLVLLDRGRVVMEGEFAQLTPQRRVVLDVEDVAGTAAALRVLGVDCQIHAGGCGVTLDLNMDQAQQLLPLLLQAEVQVRDCQPEDLGSLYGRLQLQASMGQV; encoded by the coding sequence ATGAAAGATTTGATTCTTGTTGAGGGAATTTCCCGATGGCACTGCAGGACCGTGGTGCTGCATGAGGTGGGTTTCAGGGTGCCCAGAGGTTTGTTAAGTGTGATCTCTGGTGCCCCTCGTTCTGGAAAGACCTCCATTCTGCGGGCGCTGCTTGGACATGAAAAAATCGATCAGGGACAGTGCCTGTTTCTTGACCCTGTGCTTGAAAGGCGCGACATGAAGCAGGTTTTGCGAATGGGACTGAATCCACCCTGGATTTTTCCCTGGGTCACCTGCATGGAATACCTCCATCATTTGAACCACTACCAAAAACTGCTTGATCCACAAGCGTGGGTGAAGACTGCACTGGGGAGGGTGGGCCTGCTTGCCATGGCCCATGTTCCCTTCTGGAAGCTGAACAGGGTTTCGCGGGTGAAACTGTGGATAGCTGCCCAGATGGTGCCACACAGCCCGTTGTTGCTGATGGATGAACCCATGAGGGGTTTACAGCCTGCTGAGCGTGAAGACATCTGGCTGGTGTTGCGGCGTCTGGTGTGGGAGGGACACTCGGTGCTGGTCACCACACCTTTTCTGGAGGAAGCAGAAGATTACGGAGAATATCTGGTGCTTCTGGACCGTGGCAGGGTGGTCATGGAGGGGGAATTTGCCCAGCTGACCCCACAAAGGCGGGTGGTCCTTGATGTCGAAGATGTGGCCGGGACAGCTGCCGCCCTGAGGGTGCTGGGTGTGGACTGTCAGATCCATGCAGGCGGTTGTGGTGTGACCCTGGACCTGAACATGGACCAGGCCCAACAACTCCTGCCCCTGCTTCTTCAGGCTGAGGTTCAGGTGCGTGACTGCCAGCCTGAGGATCTGGGCAGCCTTTATGGAAGGTTGCAGCTTCAGGCATCAATGGGTCAGGTGTGA
- a CDS encoding PaaX family transcriptional regulator, with protein MRARSTLFTILGEYVNPLREAIWVGSILEWMEVLGFNEPAVRAAISRAQRNGWLQAEKLGRKSYYRITEDVQWRIDGLLERLYPQEPNHWDGLWRVLIYTIPESKREKRDRFRKELSLMGFGMLTGGVWICPNPKARDALDLAKAHTLEQEVEIFEATRLHQNHQELIASAWDLAYINTYYQAFLQEFEQAPCPSEPRAAFYEFVRMLHAYRKFLFFDPSFPVELRPSPDWGSVAHQLFLERRAVLKERAAPFVSATLKLPEHP; from the coding sequence ATGCGGGCACGCTCTACCCTCTTCACCATTCTCGGAGAGTACGTCAATCCATTGCGCGAAGCCATCTGGGTGGGAAGCATCCTGGAATGGATGGAGGTTCTGGGCTTCAATGAACCCGCTGTCCGTGCCGCCATCTCCAGGGCCCAGCGCAACGGCTGGCTGCAAGCAGAGAAACTGGGACGCAAAAGCTATTACCGGATCACCGAAGACGTGCAGTGGCGCATCGATGGCCTTCTGGAACGCCTGTATCCACAGGAACCCAACCACTGGGATGGCCTGTGGCGGGTCCTGATCTACACCATCCCTGAAAGCAAACGGGAAAAACGGGACCGCTTCAGAAAAGAACTCAGCCTGATGGGCTTCGGCATGCTGACAGGGGGCGTGTGGATCTGCCCCAATCCCAAAGCCAGAGATGCCCTTGATCTGGCAAAAGCCCACACGCTGGAGCAGGAAGTGGAAATCTTTGAGGCCACCCGCCTGCACCAGAACCACCAGGAACTCATTGCCAGCGCCTGGGATCTGGCTTACATCAACACCTATTATCAGGCCTTTCTGCAGGAATTTGAGCAGGCCCCCTGCCCTTCAGAACCCAGAGCAGCTTTTTACGAGTTTGTTCGCATGCTGCATGCCTACCGCAAATTCCTGTTCTTCGACCCCAGCTTCCCTGTGGAATTGCGTCCCAGCCCAGACTGGGGATCGGTGGCCCACCAGCTCTTTCTGGAAAGGCGCGCTGTTTTAAAAGAACGGGCTGCCCCTTTTGTTTCAGCCACCCTCAAACTGCCTGAGCACCCCTGA
- the tgt gene encoding tRNA guanosine(34) transglycosylase Tgt — protein sequence MFEFDIQATSGRARKATFHTPRGSVTTPMFMPVGTQGTVKGISPQELLDVGSQMILGNTYHLMLRPGEELVRQHGGLPGFTAYPGPFLTDSGGFQVMSLGHMRTIKEEGVTFRNHLDGSLVYLTPERSIQVQEALGADVIMAFDECPPHPASQEYVKNSLERTIRWLDRCLQVKTREDQALFAIVQGGVYEHLRLQSLEATLPFNTPGFAIGGLAVGESKEEMYPMVDFTARHLPDNKPRYLMGVGHPEDLVAAIGLGVDMFDCVYPTRTGRFGYALTDQGRINLNKASMRTDMRPVDETCDCYCCKNYTRAYLAHLMRAEEMLGPRMLSLHNLRYLHRLVDKARVAIETDTYVEWASEWGKVYFGGTLPAWFEQALRASSDE from the coding sequence GTGTTTGAGTTTGATATCCAGGCCACTTCTGGCCGTGCTCGCAAAGCGACCTTCCACACCCCACGTGGAAGTGTCACCACCCCGATGTTCATGCCTGTGGGAACCCAGGGAACTGTGAAAGGAATCAGTCCTCAGGAACTGCTGGACGTTGGTTCCCAGATGATTCTGGGGAACACCTACCACCTGATGTTGCGTCCAGGGGAGGAACTGGTCCGCCAGCATGGAGGACTTCCCGGATTCACAGCCTATCCGGGTCCTTTTCTGACCGATTCGGGAGGGTTTCAGGTGATGAGTCTGGGTCACATGCGCACCATCAAGGAGGAGGGAGTCACCTTCCGCAATCACCTGGATGGCAGTCTGGTGTACCTGACTCCTGAGCGTTCCATTCAGGTGCAGGAGGCGCTGGGGGCAGATGTGATCATGGCTTTCGATGAGTGCCCGCCCCATCCTGCGAGTCAGGAATACGTGAAAAACAGCCTGGAGCGAACCATCCGCTGGCTGGACCGTTGCCTGCAGGTCAAGACCCGTGAAGACCAGGCCCTCTTTGCCATTGTGCAGGGTGGGGTGTATGAGCACCTGCGTTTGCAGAGTCTGGAAGCCACCCTGCCTTTCAACACCCCTGGTTTTGCCATTGGAGGGCTGGCCGTTGGAGAGTCCAAGGAAGAGATGTACCCGATGGTGGATTTTACCGCGCGTCACCTCCCTGACAACAAGCCAAGGTACCTGATGGGTGTGGGACATCCAGAAGATCTGGTGGCTGCCATTGGCCTGGGGGTGGACATGTTTGACTGTGTTTATCCCACCCGGACAGGGCGTTTTGGGTATGCCCTGACAGATCAGGGACGCATCAACCTGAATAAGGCCAGCATGAGAACGGACATGCGCCCAGTAGATGAGACCTGTGACTGCTATTGCTGCAAGAATTACACCCGGGCTTATCTTGCACACCTGATGAGGGCCGAGGAAATGCTGGGTCCGCGCATGCTCTCTTTACACAATTTGCGTTATTTGCATCGTCTGGTGGACAAAGCTCGCGTTGCCATCGAGACGGATACTTATGTGGAGTGGGCCAGTGAATGGGGCAAAGTGTACTTCGGTGGAACGCTGCCAGCATGGTTTGAGCAGGCCTTAAGGGCTTCCTCAGATGAGTAG
- a CDS encoding S-layer homology domain-containing protein, whose translation MKLKAVLAVTAALSFGGAFAQANFSDVPAGHWAKDAVDKMAAQGCIIGFPDGTFRGNESLTRYQAALILARCLQQGAVTGGTDTETLESIKNAIQELSSELAALGVRVADVEDNAATKDDVAALEERVAALEGDKDVIVDGGSTEGLQELQDAIDALQEAQDAQIADLTATLDDLVAQLDELAGAQEDLASRVEALENAEPATGEDLSGALDDLAGQIDDLTAGQDELTAGLEDLTATVDELTAGLDDLNARVDELSAANEETAAVLDEINSRIEELAGAIDDVNVRVDDLEGTVGDVSTTVDGLGEQVESNAASIVALQDLTVLLNEDIVGLEDRISALESDKADAADVDARFTNLNRDLTDLTNRVTVVETNLSDLQGKFNTLNGTFGFSVSGTLSSTYYVSRVTGSDFDIDRLIPGTKFSTGVDGDGDDTTKDRAYDWTDFEGGSNRGKVTGNGFTSPVFDGDVTGDTKTSLSLSLDFANRGLEGKSAYAGAQASDTQAFNVHKVIAEFGIDDLDAGDIEADPDAGDDDKGRIPLRFYIKGITTQFDIAGNPIKFTIGENLKTKFTENVFDADDAGFGDGYLAQVDGSSLPGLGAFSPKLVVAYGHKSALLSDEKAGDNPATPGVEENGYSVPVVENDAYVRGVRATISPVTDVTLGVSAAQIGSDVQSPDVSFEHTVFGADLNAKIAGWTISSEYAQEKYTDTVLDDPAFTDEDSLFFVKVGGAVGPVTLNANYHAVSDDFNGLQFDANDKHSQTFADNSRGFAVDASVALGGFGVKGYFAQEALFTDATVNLTQYGASVDGQVSIIKLGAYFDGLQGSKFTVDPDGNGPLVDTNGNGIPDTVSEKGVSDTAVNNATRFGVTAGVNLAGFDIKGYYQNVMVDGVTVAGVPKLHPDNATPFSAKGAWAEGDQTTKAGVDLSGAVAGLNVKAGFMIDSGTPYITAPSSWVASDFDRTTIYADVDTSLTAGILTLKPEAHYKSVQDADAGTDDTTMFSVGLSAKTATLATFLAPSFNANIGYYQNQHTDKSNFTSSVLNYSLGVKSDAFLFDKSTLAVTWAGWQGKNRKYIPFSGTTAGYFEDAAVGDITLGGIYAEWNYWDLNFAYGDFTLNEAGAVSNGQAFKISYKVKF comes from the coding sequence ATGAAACTAAAAGCAGTTCTGGCCGTCACCGCCGCACTTTCTTTCGGTGGTGCATTCGCACAGGCCAACTTCAGCGACGTACCCGCCGGCCACTGGGCCAAAGACGCCGTTGACAAAATGGCCGCACAAGGCTGCATCATCGGTTTCCCCGATGGTACTTTCCGTGGAAATGAAAGCCTCACCCGTTATCAGGCTGCCCTGATCCTGGCCCGCTGCCTCCAGCAGGGTGCCGTTACCGGTGGCACGGATACCGAGACCCTCGAGTCCATCAAAAACGCCATTCAAGAACTGAGCAGCGAACTGGCTGCCCTCGGCGTGCGCGTTGCCGACGTTGAAGACAACGCCGCCACCAAGGATGACGTTGCTGCCCTCGAAGAGCGCGTTGCTGCTCTGGAAGGCGACAAGGATGTCATTGTTGACGGCGGAAGCACTGAAGGCCTTCAGGAACTCCAGGACGCCATTGATGCCCTGCAGGAAGCCCAGGACGCCCAGATCGCTGATCTGACCGCCACCCTGGACGACCTCGTTGCCCAGCTGGACGAACTCGCTGGCGCCCAGGAAGACCTGGCCTCCCGCGTGGAAGCCCTGGAAAACGCTGAGCCTGCCACCGGTGAAGACCTGAGCGGTGCTCTGGATGACCTCGCTGGCCAGATCGACGACCTGACCGCTGGTCAGGACGAGCTGACTGCAGGCCTCGAAGACCTGACCGCCACCGTTGACGAGCTGACCGCTGGCCTGGACGACCTCAACGCCCGCGTTGACGAACTCTCCGCTGCCAACGAAGAAACCGCTGCTGTGCTGGACGAAATCAACAGCCGCATCGAAGAGCTTGCTGGCGCCATTGATGACGTGAACGTTCGCGTTGACGACCTCGAAGGCACCGTGGGCGACGTCAGCACCACCGTTGACGGCCTGGGCGAGCAAGTCGAGTCCAACGCTGCCAGCATCGTCGCTCTGCAGGACCTGACCGTTCTGCTGAACGAAGACATCGTGGGTCTGGAAGACCGCATCTCCGCTCTGGAATCTGACAAAGCAGACGCCGCTGACGTGGATGCCCGCTTCACCAACCTGAACCGCGACCTCACCGACCTGACCAACCGCGTCACCGTCGTTGAGACCAACCTGAGCGACCTGCAAGGCAAGTTCAACACCCTGAACGGCACCTTCGGCTTCTCTGTGAGCGGTACCCTCTCCAGCACCTACTACGTCAGCCGCGTGACCGGCAGTGACTTTGACATTGACCGCCTGATCCCTGGCACCAAGTTCAGCACTGGTGTTGACGGTGATGGCGACGACACCACCAAAGACCGTGCCTATGACTGGACCGACTTTGAAGGTGGAAGCAACCGTGGCAAAGTGACTGGCAATGGTTTCACCAGCCCCGTCTTTGATGGAGATGTCACTGGAGACACCAAAACCAGCCTCAGCCTGTCCCTGGACTTCGCCAACCGAGGTCTTGAAGGCAAGAGTGCTTATGCTGGAGCTCAAGCCAGTGACACCCAGGCTTTCAATGTGCACAAAGTGATTGCCGAGTTTGGCATTGACGATCTCGACGCTGGAGACATTGAAGCTGATCCAGATGCCGGTGATGATGATAAAGGCCGCATTCCCCTGCGCTTCTACATCAAAGGCATCACCACCCAGTTCGACATTGCGGGCAACCCCATCAAGTTCACCATCGGTGAGAACCTGAAGACCAAGTTCACCGAAAACGTCTTTGATGCTGATGACGCTGGCTTTGGCGATGGCTACCTGGCCCAGGTGGATGGCAGTTCCCTCCCCGGTCTGGGCGCTTTCTCTCCCAAACTGGTTGTTGCCTATGGTCACAAGAGTGCTCTTCTGTCTGACGAAAAAGCTGGTGACAATCCTGCCACCCCTGGCGTTGAAGAGAACGGTTACTCTGTGCCCGTTGTCGAGAATGATGCCTACGTGCGCGGTGTGCGTGCAACCATCAGCCCTGTCACCGATGTGACTCTGGGAGTTTCTGCTGCCCAGATCGGCAGTGACGTTCAAAGCCCTGACGTTTCCTTTGAGCATACTGTGTTTGGCGCTGACCTGAATGCAAAAATTGCTGGCTGGACCATCAGCAGTGAATACGCTCAGGAGAAATACACGGATACTGTGCTGGATGATCCTGCTTTCACCGATGAAGATTCTCTGTTCTTCGTGAAAGTGGGCGGTGCTGTTGGTCCTGTGACCCTCAATGCCAACTACCATGCTGTTTCTGATGACTTTAACGGTCTGCAGTTCGATGCCAATGACAAGCACAGCCAGACTTTTGCTGACAACAGCAGAGGGTTTGCTGTTGATGCTTCCGTGGCACTGGGCGGCTTCGGCGTCAAGGGTTACTTCGCACAAGAAGCCCTGTTCACCGATGCCACTGTCAACCTGACCCAATATGGTGCCAGTGTTGATGGACAGGTCAGCATCATCAAACTGGGTGCTTACTTCGATGGTCTGCAGGGCAGCAAGTTCACTGTTGACCCCGATGGCAACGGCCCTCTGGTCGACACCAACGGTAACGGCATTCCCGATACCGTGTCTGAGAAAGGCGTCAGCGACACTGCTGTCAACAACGCCACCCGCTTTGGTGTGACTGCTGGCGTGAACCTTGCTGGCTTTGACATCAAGGGTTACTACCAGAACGTGATGGTGGATGGCGTGACTGTTGCTGGAGTGCCCAAACTGCACCCCGACAATGCCACCCCCTTCTCTGCCAAAGGTGCCTGGGCTGAAGGCGACCAGACCACCAAAGCTGGTGTGGATCTCAGCGGTGCTGTTGCTGGCCTGAATGTCAAAGCTGGCTTCATGATTGACAGCGGTACCCCTTACATCACCGCTCCCAGCAGCTGGGTCGCTTCTGACTTCGACCGCACCACCATTTACGCTGATGTGGACACCAGCCTGACCGCTGGCATTCTGACCCTCAAGCCCGAAGCTCACTACAAGAGCGTTCAGGATGCGGATGCTGGTACCGATGACACCACCATGTTCTCTGTGGGACTGTCTGCCAAGACGGCAACCCTTGCCACCTTCCTGGCTCCTTCCTTCAATGCCAACATTGGTTACTACCAGAACCAGCACACCGACAAGTCCAACTTCACCTCCAGTGTGCTGAACTACAGCCTGGGCGTGAAGTCTGATGCCTTCCTGTTCGACAAGAGCACCCTGGCTGTGACCTGGGCTGGCTGGCAGGGCAAGAACCGCAAGTACATTCCCTTCAGTGGTACCACTGCTGGCTACTTCGAAGATGCCGCTGTGGGCGACATCACCCTGGGTGGCATCTACGCCGAGTGGAACTACTGGGATCTGAACTTCGCTTACGGTGACTTCACCCTGAACGAAGCTGGCGCAGTGAGCAACGGCCAGGCCTTCAAGATCAGCTACAAAGTCAAGTTCTAA
- a CDS encoding tetratricopeptide repeat protein, which yields MRFAGMVLWGILLLGMAQSQGLNGIRDLIENGDLGTARTRLQSVLNSEPATARILMARVLYLQGDPTQALSQLNKVPLAQWTAEAFWVRGLAQAELGKAAEALSNLKSAGYLGNNYQYAMDWGATAWRFGRLEVAAEAFAFAEALDASEPWPFLNLGMVLFSQKKPQQALQHLQQGLGALERLGQPLNHPAYPELYYWMGQCHQSLGDLGRAREFYRQAITVDPDYTAASSALAELRR from the coding sequence ATGCGATTTGCGGGAATGGTGCTCTGGGGAATCCTTTTGCTGGGAATGGCACAGAGCCAGGGTCTGAATGGGATTCGGGACCTGATTGAGAATGGAGATCTGGGTACCGCCCGGACAAGGTTGCAGTCTGTGTTGAACAGTGAACCAGCCACAGCCAGAATCTTGATGGCCCGGGTGCTGTATCTGCAAGGAGATCCAACACAGGCCCTCAGCCAGCTGAACAAGGTGCCTCTTGCCCAGTGGACAGCCGAGGCTTTCTGGGTGAGGGGTCTGGCCCAGGCAGAACTGGGCAAAGCTGCCGAGGCCCTTTCTAATTTGAAATCTGCAGGTTATCTGGGGAACAATTACCAGTATGCGATGGATTGGGGGGCCACCGCCTGGCGGTTTGGTCGTCTGGAGGTGGCAGCTGAGGCATTTGCTTTTGCTGAAGCGCTGGATGCTTCTGAGCCCTGGCCTTTTTTGAACCTTGGAATGGTTTTGTTTTCCCAGAAGAAACCACAGCAGGCCCTGCAACACCTGCAGCAGGGGCTTGGCGCTCTGGAGCGATTGGGACAACCATTGAACCATCCAGCGTATCCAGAGCTTTATTACTGGATGGGCCAGTGCCATCAATCCCTTGGAGATCTGGGGCGTGCCCGTGAATTTTACCGTCAGGCCATCACTGTTGATCCAGACTACACTGCAGCTTCGAGTGCTCTGGCAGAACTTCGGCGTTGA
- a CDS encoding MarR family winged helix-turn-helix transcriptional regulator codes for MNISDSEAIKSWDPLFLQLAEGHLRLMYLSHMYVGKVLEEHGLHHIHYAMLQVVGGTLPYNKLELPVSVSDIARSIGLTPATNTALIDRLEKMEFLERTPDATDRRVIRVRLLPKGGEVLQSLEDYWNQHAHELFAGISRTDLQVVVQVMDALEHWYVQNMKEKL; via the coding sequence GTGAATATTTCGGATTCCGAAGCAATCAAAAGCTGGGACCCCCTGTTTTTGCAGCTGGCAGAGGGACACCTGCGTTTGATGTATCTCTCGCACATGTATGTGGGGAAGGTGCTGGAAGAGCATGGCCTGCACCACATCCACTACGCCATGCTGCAGGTCGTTGGGGGAACACTGCCGTACAACAAACTCGAGCTTCCAGTGAGTGTCAGTGACATTGCACGCAGCATCGGGCTGACTCCGGCAACCAACACAGCCCTGATTGACCGCCTGGAAAAGATGGAGTTCCTGGAACGCACGCCAGATGCCACTGACCGGCGGGTGATCCGTGTGCGCCTCCTCCCAAAGGGGGGGGAAGTCCTCCAGAGCCTGGAGGATTATTGGAACCAGCATGCCCATGAGCTGTTTGCGGGCATCTCCAGAACAGACTTGCAGGTGGTGGTTCAGGTGATGGACGCCCTGGAGCACTGGTATGTGCAGAACATGAAGGAGAAATTGTGA